A window from Triticum aestivum cultivar Chinese Spring chromosome 6D, IWGSC CS RefSeq v2.1, whole genome shotgun sequence encodes these proteins:
- the LOC123142640 gene encoding 2'-deoxymugineic-acid 2'-dioxygenase-like — protein MAAEPLSNGATHLSVPGRYILPVHKRPSSSVNGKWALPVVDLGGDDDGTIAEEIVRAGREFGFFQVVNHGVPEEVMGAMMRAAEEFFALPADEKMKYYSNDGKKLPRFHTSLRNGTGEEVLYWRDCLKLGCHLPEWPDKPRGLGAALEPYTAAVRAAARRVLRLAAVGLGLEEEHFEGSLSGGGMMNVNHYPPCPDPRLTLGAGPHCDPGLVTVLMENVGGGLQMLLHGDGDAGGGGMMWVDVDAAPGALVVNFGHQMEVVSNGRLRSAEHRAVTGARAARTSLATFVWPEPGCTVAPAQELVLAAGEGPLYKPYSYGEFLAVYVAEGGVREAVMAHLKH, from the coding sequence ATGGCAGCGGAGCCGCTCTCCAATGGCGCCACCCACCTGTCGGTGCCTGGACGCTACATACTCCCGGTGCACAAGAGGCCGTCTTCTTCCGTGAATGGCAAGTGGGCGCTGCCTGTGGTTGATCTCGGCGGAGACGACGACGGCACGATCGCGGAGGAGATCGTCCGTGCAGGGCGGGAGTTCGGTTTCTTCCAGGTGGTCAACCACGGCGTGCCGGAGGAGGTGATGGGCGCCATGATGCGCGCCGCGGAGGAGTTCTTTGCACTGCCAGCGGATGAGAAGATGAAGTACTACTCGAACGACGGCAAGAAGCTCCCGCGGTTCCACACGAGCCTCCGGAACGGCACCGGCGAGGAGGTCCTGTACTGGCGGGACTGCCTGAAGCTCGGCTGCCACCTGCCGGAGTGGCCGGACAAGCcccgcgggctcggggcggcgctggaGCCATACACGGCCGCAGTCAGGGCAGCGGCGCGGCGCGTTCTGCGCCTCGCCGCTGTCGGGCTGGGGCTCGAGGAGGAACACTTCGAGGGGTCGCTCAGCGGCGGTGGGATGATGAACGTGAACCACTACCCGCCGTGCCCGGACCCGAGACTCACTCTCGGCGCCGGGCCGCACTGCGACCCCGGCCTCGTCACCGTGCTGATGGAGAACGTCGGCGGCGGCCTACAGATGCTGCTCCACGGCGACGGTGACGCTGGGGGCGGCGGGATGATGTGGGTGGACGTGGACGCCGCGCCGGGGGCGCTGGTCGTCAACTTTGGGCATCAGATGGAGGTGGTCAGCAACGGGCGCTTGCGCAGCGCCGAGCACCGCGCCGTCACCGGCGCGCGCGCCGCGCGGACCTCGCTGGCCACGTTCGTGTGGCCCGAGCCGGGGTGCACCGTCGCGCCGGCGCAGGAGCTGGTGCTGGCCGCAGGCGAGGGGCCTCTATACAAGCCCTACTCCTACGGCGAATTTCTCGCTGTGTACGTCGCCGAGGGTGGGGTCAGGGAAGCCGTCATGGCGCATCTCAAGCACTGA